A single Paenibacillus kribbensis DNA region contains:
- a CDS encoding sugar ABC transporter substrate-binding protein produces the protein MNIQKELQRNKKLGLGAMMLLVLVLLVTACGVPKTESGAQGTSTAGSSAADGKTGKSNLKGKRVALIMEFNTGTFSQQYVQGVEEEVKKFGGTLTKFVADNDKAKMASLLDSAINQQFDVILTDHGDALLEPGLKKAISRNIPVIVFDAAVNVPGAVVLSQDDQSMAELTLEQMKKDIGGKGNIVKVWVAGFAPMERRQIAYDAFLKANPDIKEIATFGSAQNPALDTQAKMEAILKQYPKGQITAVWAAWDEFAKGAARAIQQAGRTEIKVYGIDMSDEDLQMIQDPKNPWVASAAVDPTDIGRVQVRYAYQKLHGDNPEEKVVLKAVYVQREALPDKQISTSELSQYVKGWGQSEQGYKDWMKEYETSK, from the coding sequence ATGAATATCCAAAAAGAGCTGCAAAGAAACAAAAAGCTAGGACTGGGGGCCATGATGCTGCTGGTGCTGGTTTTGCTGGTCACTGCATGCGGCGTGCCGAAAACAGAGAGCGGCGCTCAAGGGACAAGCACTGCGGGATCGAGTGCAGCAGACGGAAAAACGGGCAAATCAAATCTAAAAGGTAAACGTGTTGCACTGATTATGGAGTTTAACACGGGCACATTCTCGCAGCAGTATGTTCAAGGTGTGGAAGAGGAAGTTAAGAAATTTGGCGGAACACTGACTAAGTTTGTGGCAGATAACGATAAGGCTAAAATGGCCTCCTTGCTGGATAGCGCGATTAATCAGCAGTTTGATGTGATTTTAACCGATCATGGTGATGCCCTGCTGGAGCCAGGACTGAAAAAAGCAATCTCTCGCAATATTCCGGTTATCGTGTTCGATGCTGCCGTCAACGTTCCAGGTGCGGTAGTGCTCTCGCAGGACGATCAAAGCATGGCTGAGCTGACGCTGGAGCAAATGAAAAAGGATATTGGCGGCAAAGGCAACATCGTCAAAGTATGGGTTGCCGGATTTGCACCGATGGAACGCCGTCAGATTGCTTACGATGCATTTTTGAAAGCTAATCCGGATATAAAAGAAATTGCGACTTTTGGTTCGGCGCAGAACCCTGCTTTGGACACACAAGCGAAAATGGAGGCCATATTGAAGCAATATCCTAAGGGCCAAATTACAGCAGTATGGGCTGCATGGGATGAATTTGCCAAAGGTGCAGCCCGTGCCATCCAACAAGCGGGACGTACGGAAATTAAAGTCTATGGTATTGATATGAGCGACGAGGATCTGCAAATGATTCAGGACCCGAAAAACCCTTGGGTGGCTTCGGCAGCCGTAGATCCAACAGATATCGGGCGGGTACAAGTACGCTACGCCTATCAGAAGCTGCATGGGGATAACCCGGAGGAGAAAGTGGTACTGAAGGCTGTCTATGTGCAGCGCGAAGCACTGCCAGATAAGCAAATTTCCACATCCGAGCTGTCTCAATATGTGAAGGGATGGGGCCAAAGCGAGCAAGGCTATAAGGATTGGATGAAGGAATATGAAACGTCTAAATAA
- a CDS encoding sugar ABC transporter ATP-binding protein: MSSQVYTLEMKRISKQFAGVDALRAVDFTVHGGEIHALLGANGAGKSTLMKILSGAYRSDQGTIVAGGKELSINSPWEAKRAGIHCVYQEVDSALVPQSSVAENIILDDLSAPEGRWWTAPGSMYRRAREALARLEADIDVRQYVSELTLAEKQLVLIARILTQQAKTIIFDEPTAPLSEEETRRLFRTIHTLKDEGVACILITHRLPEVIEHSDRVTVMRDGERVFTGSASDLSVGDIVTHMLGKTFEEEFPKTESPIGETILEARGLRKGLRVHGVDLQVRRGEILSIVGLVGAGKTELSRLLTGADRPDQGELVFKGRSIRLREPADAVVQGIVSIPEERRKQGVLIEENVERNLSLPLLGKLSVLGFISRAKERANGNKVVASLGIKTPSLRQNVKYLSGGNQQKVAIGKWMHSGADVFVFDEPTKGVDIGAKSDIFRIIGELAAQGKAIIYLTCEFAEGIGIGDRIAVMYDGKIIKEFTRGEVEQEQLLLYASGGEEVLS, from the coding sequence ATGAGTTCACAAGTATATACGCTCGAGATGAAGAGAATCAGCAAGCAGTTTGCTGGTGTGGATGCGCTGCGAGCCGTGGATTTTACAGTACATGGCGGCGAGATTCACGCTCTGTTAGGTGCTAACGGGGCAGGCAAAAGCACATTGATGAAAATATTGTCCGGCGCATATCGTTCCGATCAGGGAACCATCGTAGCTGGTGGCAAGGAACTGAGCATTAACTCACCGTGGGAGGCCAAAAGAGCCGGGATTCACTGTGTATATCAGGAGGTCGATTCGGCGCTTGTGCCGCAGTCAAGCGTCGCTGAGAACATTATTTTAGACGATTTGTCAGCACCTGAAGGACGATGGTGGACCGCGCCGGGCTCTATGTACAGACGAGCGCGTGAGGCGCTGGCACGGCTGGAAGCTGATATTGATGTACGGCAATACGTGTCTGAATTAACGTTGGCAGAAAAACAGCTTGTACTCATCGCACGTATTTTGACACAGCAGGCGAAGACGATCATTTTTGATGAGCCAACAGCACCACTCAGCGAGGAAGAAACGCGCCGCTTGTTCCGCACGATCCATACCCTCAAGGATGAGGGGGTTGCATGCATCCTGATCACGCATCGGTTGCCGGAGGTTATCGAGCACAGTGACCGTGTGACGGTGATGCGTGACGGTGAGCGAGTGTTCACGGGCTCTGCCTCTGATTTAAGTGTAGGAGACATTGTTACACATATGCTGGGGAAAACATTTGAAGAGGAGTTTCCGAAAACTGAAAGTCCTATTGGGGAAACGATATTGGAAGCAAGAGGGCTTCGCAAGGGGTTACGAGTTCACGGCGTTGATTTGCAGGTCAGACGTGGAGAAATTTTGTCTATTGTGGGTTTGGTCGGTGCAGGCAAGACGGAGTTGTCACGGCTTCTTACAGGGGCAGACAGACCCGATCAGGGGGAGCTAGTCTTTAAAGGCCGTTCCATTCGTTTGAGAGAGCCTGCGGATGCGGTAGTACAAGGGATTGTGTCAATACCCGAGGAACGGCGGAAGCAGGGAGTACTGATCGAGGAGAATGTCGAGCGAAACCTTAGTCTCCCGCTCTTGGGCAAGTTGAGTGTTCTTGGTTTCATCTCTCGAGCAAAAGAACGTGCTAACGGTAATAAGGTTGTCGCATCTCTTGGCATTAAGACACCCTCTCTGCGCCAGAATGTTAAATACTTGAGCGGCGGGAACCAGCAAAAGGTAGCGATTGGAAAATGGATGCATTCCGGAGCGGATGTGTTTGTTTTTGACGAGCCGACCAAGGGTGTGGATATTGGGGCAAAAAGCGATATTTTCCGTATCATTGGTGAATTGGCGGCGCAAGGTAAAGCAATCATTTATCTCACCTGTGAATTTGCTGAAGGGATCGGCATTGGGGATCGGATTGCAGTGATGTATGATGGCAAAATAATTAAGGAATTTACGCGGGGCGAAGTGGAACAGGAACAGCTCCTGTTGTATGCTAGCGGCGGTGAAGAGGTGCTTTCATGA
- a CDS encoding ABC transporter permease, with protein MKEKWLNVSFRYGAVVVIIGVLAFFSVTLPYFWTYDNLMDILGSIAIVTFVAIGVTLSLIVDGFDLSVGATVSLTTVVSASLMVWYEQPVAVVIVVSLVVGALVGLLNSLLIIKLRIPDLLATLAIMYIVSGIHKTYAQGYTIYNHMQFPDGSKAPGEISPAFLLLGQGKWLGIPISVILLLLAVVAVHIFLTYTKHGRQMYVTGGNEEAARLSGIRVKKVRTLAYVASGVFAAIAGILYASRVGSGQIDAGSPLLMEAVAAVFVGFSVFGAGKPNVIGTFIGAVLIGVLVNGLTMMNVQYFAHDIVKGVVLVLALAVTFYVLNRRRT; from the coding sequence ATGAAGGAAAAATGGTTAAATGTCTCATTTCGTTATGGTGCTGTAGTCGTCATTATTGGTGTGTTGGCGTTCTTTTCAGTCACATTGCCCTATTTTTGGACGTATGATAATTTGATGGACATTCTTGGCTCTATTGCGATTGTGACTTTCGTCGCTATTGGTGTAACGTTGTCACTTATTGTGGACGGTTTTGACCTGTCGGTTGGAGCTACGGTATCTTTGACGACGGTAGTTTCAGCTTCTTTGATGGTTTGGTATGAACAGCCAGTGGCCGTGGTTATCGTAGTGTCCTTGGTTGTCGGAGCTTTGGTTGGACTACTGAATTCATTGCTGATTATTAAGCTGCGTATTCCCGATTTGCTGGCAACCCTCGCAATCATGTATATTGTAAGTGGGATTCATAAAACGTATGCACAGGGTTACACCATTTACAACCATATGCAGTTTCCTGACGGCAGCAAGGCGCCGGGAGAGATATCTCCTGCATTTCTTCTATTGGGGCAAGGAAAATGGCTTGGCATTCCGATTTCAGTTATTTTGCTGCTGTTGGCTGTGGTGGCGGTGCATATTTTCTTGACTTACACGAAGCATGGGCGTCAAATGTATGTGACTGGGGGCAATGAAGAAGCTGCTCGTTTGTCAGGCATACGGGTAAAAAAAGTCCGTACACTAGCCTACGTGGCTTCGGGCGTATTTGCGGCAATAGCCGGTATATTGTATGCTTCCCGTGTAGGCTCCGGTCAAATTGATGCAGGCTCTCCATTACTTATGGAGGCAGTTGCTGCAGTTTTCGTTGGTTTTTCGGTCTTTGGAGCCGGTAAACCTAATGTCATCGGTACTTTTATTGGTGCGGTGCTGATCGGGGTATTGGTCAATGGACTGACAATGATGAATGTGCAATATTTTGCTCATGATATCGTCAAGGGCGTCGTGCTGGTGCTCGCGTTGGCCGTTACTTTTTACGTGTTAAACCGTCGCCGTACTTGA
- a CDS encoding HU family DNA-binding protein: MNKTDLINQVSESTELSKKDVTKAIDAVFEAISGALQNGDKVQLVGFGNFEVRERSARKGRNPQTGEEIEIPASKIPAFKPGKALKDGIK; the protein is encoded by the coding sequence ATGAATAAAACGGATTTGATCAATCAGGTTTCTGAAAGCACTGAATTGTCCAAAAAGGACGTAACCAAAGCCATTGACGCTGTATTTGAGGCGATCTCCGGAGCGCTGCAAAATGGGGACAAGGTACAACTGGTAGGTTTCGGAAACTTTGAGGTTCGTGAACGTTCCGCACGTAAAGGACGTAACCCGCAAACAGGAGAAGAAATCGAAATCCCTGCGAGCAAAATTCCGGCATTTAAACCGGGTAAAGCGCTCAAGGACGGAATTAAATAA
- the mtrB gene encoding trp RNA-binding attenuation protein MtrB, translating into MEDNVTGNSEYVVIKAKSSGCQVFGLTRGQDTRLHHSEKLDKGEVLIVQFTDHTSAIKVRGKAVVMTKHGVVDTED; encoded by the coding sequence ATGGAAGATAATGTGACAGGCAATAGTGAGTACGTCGTAATTAAAGCAAAAAGCAGCGGATGTCAGGTTTTTGGTCTGACCAGAGGCCAAGATACACGCTTGCATCATTCAGAAAAATTGGACAAGGGCGAGGTGCTGATCGTCCAGTTTACGGATCATACCTCTGCTATTAAAGTTCGCGGTAAAGCCGTAGTGATGACCAAACATGGAGTTGTGGATACAGAGGATTAA
- a CDS encoding heptaprenyl diphosphate synthase component 1, with amino-acid sequence MKPYRVPQLARKYVEYDMIQQHTEMPAFPDSRTRLLFVFLNRNMQELHASEDELYALVTSLLQMGLDTHDMIDTLSGIRSPEEMRSRQLKVLAGDYFSSRFYQLLALAGRIATISKLSDAVCEVNAGKMSLYWGMKHFRLDAAQYLSQMLRLKKELFLSLTSLVAEQDREIWEQLLHEFALCDMLVEEWDKRAEPDKSRFGYMFWHVYSNGDQNEQALLSESGTDIEAWRNLVLKYKAEDAILDKLRTAVMHIRQILSDDQNTGIEEIERMLEPFLKLLNSPHPVVREG; translated from the coding sequence ATGAAACCGTATCGCGTACCCCAATTAGCAAGGAAATATGTGGAATACGACATGATTCAACAACATACGGAAATGCCGGCTTTTCCTGACAGCCGTACCCGCTTGCTATTTGTGTTTTTGAACCGGAATATGCAGGAGCTGCATGCCAGCGAGGATGAGCTGTACGCATTGGTCACCTCGCTTTTGCAGATGGGGCTGGATACGCATGATATGATCGATACTTTATCCGGTATTCGAAGTCCGGAGGAGATGCGTTCCAGACAGCTGAAAGTGTTGGCCGGGGATTATTTTAGCAGCCGCTTTTATCAGCTGCTTGCATTGGCAGGCCGCATTGCGACTATTTCAAAGCTGAGTGATGCCGTATGTGAGGTCAATGCCGGTAAGATGAGCCTGTATTGGGGGATGAAGCATTTCCGCCTGGATGCGGCTCAGTATTTATCCCAGATGCTTCGTCTTAAAAAGGAGCTTTTTTTATCTCTAACTTCACTTGTAGCAGAACAGGATCGGGAAATTTGGGAGCAGCTTCTCCACGAATTCGCCCTCTGTGATATGCTGGTGGAGGAATGGGACAAGCGAGCAGAACCGGACAAATCCCGTTTCGGATATATGTTCTGGCATGTATACAGTAACGGGGACCAGAACGAGCAGGCGCTGCTTTCAGAGAGTGGTACTGATATTGAAGCATGGCGTAATCTTGTTCTGAAGTACAAGGCCGAGGATGCGATACTGGACAAGCTTCGCACGGCTGTTATGCACATCCGGCAAATTCTGTCTGATGATCAAAATACGGGGATCGAGGAAATTGAACGCATGCTGGAACCTTTCCTGAAGCTGCTGAATAGTCCGCACCCGGTTGTGAGGGAAGGTTAG
- a CDS encoding demethylmenaquinone methyltransferase → MGASDTKPKEQFVHGVFESIAGKYDLMNDILSFRRHKAWRKFTMKKMNMHHGDTAIDLCCGTCDWTLAMAHASESGHIVGLDFSQNMLNVGERKIRSESREKQIKLVQGNAMELPFADNSFDYATIGFGLRNVPDLHRVLREMQRVVKPGGQVVCLELSKPTWQPFKGIYYTYFQHILPMLGKLFAKRYEQYKWLPDSLALFPGRDELANIFREIGLKNVQAHSLTGGIAALHIGIKESQHV, encoded by the coding sequence ATGGGAGCAAGCGACACCAAGCCGAAAGAGCAATTCGTTCATGGCGTGTTTGAAAGTATAGCAGGCAAATACGACTTGATGAACGATATACTGAGCTTTCGCAGACACAAGGCTTGGCGAAAATTTACGATGAAAAAAATGAACATGCATCACGGGGATACGGCAATTGATCTTTGCTGTGGGACATGTGACTGGACGCTTGCGATGGCGCATGCAAGTGAAAGTGGTCACATCGTGGGACTGGATTTTAGTCAGAACATGCTTAATGTAGGCGAGCGCAAGATTAGATCAGAATCCCGTGAAAAGCAAATCAAGCTCGTTCAGGGCAACGCGATGGAACTGCCTTTTGCAGACAATTCGTTTGATTATGCGACGATTGGTTTCGGTCTGCGCAACGTGCCTGATCTGCACCGTGTACTACGGGAAATGCAACGAGTCGTCAAACCTGGCGGACAGGTCGTTTGTCTGGAACTGTCCAAGCCTACCTGGCAGCCGTTCAAGGGGATTTACTACACATATTTTCAACACATCTTGCCCATGCTCGGCAAATTGTTCGCCAAACGTTATGAGCAATACAAATGGCTCCCTGATTCGTTGGCGCTTTTTCCAGGAAGGGATGAGCTGGCTAACATCTTCCGCGAAATCGGATTAAAGAATGTACAGGCTCATTCACTCACCGGAGGCATCGCGGCATTGCATATTGGAATCAAGGAGAGTCAGCATGTTTAA
- a CDS encoding UbiA-like polyprenyltransferase, with product MFKKIAIFLEMIKIEHTLFALPFAFMGAVLGSVVVTGSLPSWPQIGWILLAMVGARSAAFGFNRMIDRVIDGKNPRTAGRAIPAGLLKSSEVVIFIIISLLLLFWASFKLSPLAFKLFPLAFFMLVFYSYTKRFTWLCHVVLGLTIGLAPLGAWVAVTGQIDWISIVLYLTIAFWTAGFDVIYACQDIDFDQNEGVYSIPARFGIAGALNIARAFHVITAIGFIVLFFIADLSWWYLAGMIISYIILFYEHYIVSPKDLSRLQTAFFTMNGALSMVVFVFTLVDLVVR from the coding sequence ATGTTTAAGAAAATTGCTATTTTTTTGGAAATGATTAAAATTGAACATACGTTATTTGCGCTCCCATTTGCATTTATGGGGGCTGTATTGGGGTCGGTTGTCGTGACAGGCAGCCTCCCCTCATGGCCGCAAATTGGTTGGATTTTACTGGCTATGGTTGGCGCACGCAGTGCGGCCTTTGGCTTCAACCGCATGATTGACCGTGTGATTGACGGGAAAAATCCACGTACAGCAGGACGCGCTATCCCGGCAGGGCTGCTCAAATCGAGTGAAGTGGTTATTTTCATTATCATCAGCTTGTTGTTATTATTCTGGGCATCATTCAAATTAAGTCCGCTGGCGTTCAAGCTGTTCCCGCTGGCCTTTTTTATGCTTGTTTTTTACTCTTACACCAAGCGCTTCACCTGGCTTTGTCATGTTGTGCTGGGGCTGACGATTGGCTTGGCGCCGCTGGGTGCGTGGGTTGCGGTAACAGGACAGATCGATTGGATCTCGATCGTATTGTACCTCACCATTGCATTTTGGACGGCAGGCTTTGATGTGATTTATGCTTGTCAGGACATTGATTTTGACCAGAACGAGGGTGTTTATTCCATTCCTGCCCGCTTTGGTATAGCAGGTGCACTCAACATTGCCCGGGCATTCCATGTCATTACGGCAATCGGATTTATTGTACTTTTCTTTATTGCAGATTTAAGCTGGTGGTATCTGGCAGGGATGATTATTTCGTACATTATTTTATTTTATGAGCATTATATTGTATCTCCAAAAGATCTGAGTCGTTTGCAGACGGCGTTCTTCACGATGAACGGTGCGCTTAGCATGGTCGTATTTGTTTTTACACTGGTTGATTTGGTGGTGCGTTAA
- a CDS encoding UbiX family flavin prenyltransferase — MNLNQASSHQGKRIVIGITGASGSIYGVRLVETLLDLQYTVHLIVSNAGWRVLKEELGWNVTDRERALNEQFRGRPGSLVYHPFTDIGASIASGSYLVDAMIIMPCSMGTLSAVAHGSSDNLMARAADVMIKEGRPLILVPRETPLHAIHLENMLKLARLGVKMIPAMPAFYFHPKTLDDIVLFLVGKVLDSLRIEHQLFMRWGDSDANTGQQDDHNRKN; from the coding sequence ATGAATCTGAATCAGGCGAGCAGTCATCAAGGAAAACGGATTGTTATCGGCATTACAGGCGCGAGCGGAAGCATTTATGGTGTACGACTGGTGGAAACATTGCTGGACTTGCAATACACAGTTCACCTGATTGTTTCCAATGCCGGCTGGCGGGTACTGAAAGAGGAATTGGGCTGGAACGTGACTGACCGGGAGAGGGCTTTGAATGAACAATTCAGAGGCCGTCCCGGTTCTCTTGTATACCATCCATTCACAGATATCGGAGCTTCAATTGCGAGCGGCTCCTATCTTGTAGATGCGATGATCATTATGCCATGCTCCATGGGAACGCTGTCTGCGGTAGCACACGGTTCGTCCGATAATTTGATGGCACGTGCAGCAGACGTCATGATAAAGGAGGGGCGTCCGCTGATCCTTGTGCCTCGTGAAACACCGCTTCATGCCATTCACTTGGAGAATATGCTTAAACTTGCGAGACTCGGCGTCAAAATGATTCCGGCCATGCCGGCCTTTTACTTTCATCCGAAGACGCTGGATGACATTGTATTGTTCCTCGTAGGCAAAGTATTAGACAGCTTGCGTATCGAACATCAATTGTTTATGAGATGGGGGGATTCCGATGCCAACACCGGACAACAAGACGACCACAATCGGAAAAATTAA
- a CDS encoding menaquinone biosynthetic enzyme MqnA/MqnD family protein, protein MPTPDNKTTTIGKIKYTNAWPIFHYFNSSELLHPAELITKVPAELNRGMLNGSLDISAMSSFAYASGAEEMLLLPDLSVSADGPVQSILLFSRKPLNEIKNGTIALTNTSATSVNLLKILMQKAWEGQPSYFDCEPDLDLMLSLADAGLLIGDHAIKASWRSEGLYVTDLGEEWKRWTGHSMTFAVWAVRRAVAAENHDALVEITNAFRASKQRSLADLTPVVSEACNEIGGLRDYWERYFTNLCYDFGEKEQRGLELYFQYAHELGLLDRQVKPLLWSDNTLTRVKE, encoded by the coding sequence ATGCCAACACCGGACAACAAGACGACCACAATCGGAAAAATTAAATATACAAATGCTTGGCCCATTTTTCATTATTTTAATTCTTCAGAGCTTCTGCATCCGGCAGAGCTGATTACTAAAGTCCCGGCTGAATTGAATCGGGGTATGCTGAATGGAAGTCTGGATATTAGCGCGATGTCGTCTTTTGCATATGCATCGGGTGCGGAGGAGATGCTGCTGTTGCCTGATTTATCCGTTAGTGCCGACGGTCCTGTGCAATCCATATTATTGTTTTCACGCAAGCCGCTGAACGAAATCAAAAACGGAACGATTGCATTGACGAATACGTCTGCTACATCCGTGAATTTGCTGAAAATTCTGATGCAAAAGGCATGGGAAGGCCAGCCCTCCTATTTTGACTGTGAACCGGATCTGGATTTGATGCTGAGTCTGGCAGATGCAGGACTACTGATTGGAGATCACGCGATCAAAGCTTCTTGGCGGAGTGAAGGTCTGTATGTAACGGATCTGGGCGAAGAGTGGAAACGCTGGACTGGACACAGCATGACCTTTGCCGTATGGGCGGTGCGCCGTGCAGTTGCTGCTGAGAATCACGATGCATTAGTTGAAATTACAAATGCGTTTCGTGCAAGCAAACAGCGCAGCTTGGCTGATCTGACGCCTGTTGTCTCTGAGGCTTGCAACGAAATTGGTGGCTTGCGAGATTATTGGGAGCGCTACTTTACTAATCTGTGTTATGATTTTGGAGAGAAGGAACAAAGAGGCTTAGAGCTTTATTTTCAGTATGCGCATGAATTGGGGCTGCTTGACCGGCAAGTGAAGCCGCTTCTCTGGAGTGACAATACGCTGACACGGGTGAAAGAATGA
- a CDS encoding polyprenyl synthetase family protein, which produces MKRLDLFGLLKKDMNFIEEELYRSIDSSEPLINDTSLHLLKAGGKRLRPVFVLLGGKFGEYDLDKLKHIAVPLELIHSASLVHDDVIDDAEMRRGQPTVKSKWDNRVAMYTGDYIYARALSIVAELPSPDIHRVLSKALVQMSIGEMEQIRDFFNVDQSVRNYLLRIRRKTALLIAVSCQLGAMAAGARERVNSLLYSYGYNVGMAFQIQDDLLDLCGTEKKIGKPPGSDMRQGNITLPVIYALKQPELRDDLLAEIGRIQAGDGQGDARKAVDMIKKSEGITKAEILADRYIKKALNALDLLPDVKTKKTLRDIAHFVTRRSY; this is translated from the coding sequence ATGAAACGATTGGATTTGTTCGGTTTATTAAAGAAGGATATGAACTTCATAGAAGAAGAGCTGTATCGCAGCATTGACAGCTCGGAGCCGTTGATTAATGATACGTCGCTCCATCTGCTTAAAGCAGGAGGCAAGCGTTTACGTCCAGTGTTTGTATTGCTGGGAGGCAAGTTTGGAGAATACGATCTGGACAAGCTCAAACACATAGCGGTACCACTCGAATTGATTCATTCGGCCTCTCTCGTTCACGATGACGTAATTGACGATGCTGAAATGAGACGTGGTCAACCCACTGTGAAGTCCAAATGGGACAATCGGGTGGCGATGTACACGGGAGACTACATATATGCACGAGCGCTGTCTATAGTTGCCGAATTGCCGAGTCCGGATATTCACCGGGTGCTGTCCAAGGCGCTGGTGCAGATGTCCATTGGTGAAATGGAACAAATCCGCGATTTTTTTAATGTAGATCAAAGTGTACGTAATTATTTGCTGCGCATACGGCGTAAAACCGCATTGCTGATTGCGGTTAGCTGCCAATTGGGCGCTATGGCTGCGGGGGCACGGGAAAGAGTCAATTCCCTGCTGTACAGCTATGGCTATAACGTAGGGATGGCTTTTCAAATTCAGGATGACTTGCTCGATCTCTGCGGTACGGAAAAAAAGATTGGCAAGCCGCCGGGCAGCGATATGAGACAGGGCAATATTACGCTTCCGGTGATTTATGCGCTCAAGCAGCCCGAACTGCGTGACGATCTGCTGGCTGAAATCGGCCGTATTCAGGCCGGGGATGGGCAAGGAGATGCGCGTAAAGCGGTGGATATGATCAAAAAAAGTGAAGGAATCACTAAAGCGGAAATTCTCGCTGACCGATATATTAAGAAAGCGCTGAACGCGCTGGACTTACTGCCAGATGTCAAAACGAAAAAAACGCTCCGCGATATCGCTCATTTTGTGACACGCCGCTCCTACTAA
- the ndk gene encoding nucleoside-diphosphate kinase — MDRTFLMVKPDGVQRGLIGRIISRLEDKGFKMTGGKLVQVSREQAQRHYAEHVGKPFFEELVDFITSGPVFAMIWEGDNIVTLSRLLIGKTQVTEALPGTIRGDFAAHTPFNLIHGSDSPESAEREIANFFMPEESVRYEKSVATWM; from the coding sequence ATGGATCGCACGTTTTTGATGGTTAAACCGGATGGAGTACAACGCGGACTGATTGGACGTATTATCAGTCGTCTGGAAGACAAAGGCTTCAAAATGACGGGTGGCAAACTTGTGCAGGTATCTAGAGAACAGGCGCAGCGGCATTATGCGGAGCATGTGGGCAAGCCCTTTTTTGAAGAGCTTGTAGATTTTATCACATCAGGCCCTGTATTTGCCATGATTTGGGAAGGGGATAACATCGTTACGCTTTCCCGCCTGTTGATTGGTAAAACACAAGTAACAGAGGCTCTACCGGGCACGATCCGGGGAGACTTTGCTGCACATACACCGTTTAACCTCATACACGGTTCGGATTCACCGGAGAGCGCGGAACGCGAGATTGCGAATTTTTTCATGCCGGAAGAGTCGGTTCGGTATGAGAAAAGCGTGGCGACCTGGATGTAA
- a CDS encoding CheR family methyltransferase yields the protein MTDLELGQTDPDYTAFIRKIKDSTGIDLAQYKEAQMKRRLTTLRNKNGFPSFVSFYDAMMKEKPLFYEFLDRMTINVSEFWRNPNRWEVLRDTILPQLLAGKQKLKLWSAACSTGEEPYSLAMVLDGKGILGNCSITASDIDDGALAKAKEGRYLERSLKDVPEQVASKYFKPDGAMFRVDDRLKQAVKFQKQNLLLDSFEDNYDLIICRNVMIYFTEEAKHKLYQKFAASLRPGGVLFVGSTEQIFSPNQYGLESTETFFYRKKA from the coding sequence ATGACGGATTTGGAACTGGGTCAGACGGACCCCGATTACACGGCGTTTATCCGCAAAATTAAGGACAGCACAGGTATTGATCTTGCACAATACAAAGAAGCACAGATGAAAAGGCGGTTAACGACACTTCGCAACAAAAACGGGTTTCCCAGTTTTGTTTCTTTTTATGATGCCATGATGAAGGAAAAACCCCTGTTTTATGAATTTCTGGATCGTATGACGATCAATGTTTCGGAATTTTGGCGTAATCCCAATCGGTGGGAAGTGCTGCGGGATACGATTCTGCCACAGCTGCTTGCAGGCAAGCAGAAGCTCAAGCTGTGGAGCGCGGCTTGTTCGACTGGCGAGGAGCCTTACAGTTTGGCTATGGTTCTGGACGGCAAGGGGATCTTGGGGAATTGTTCTATTACGGCTTCCGATATTGATGATGGTGCATTGGCCAAAGCCAAGGAAGGCAGATATTTGGAGCGTTCGCTCAAGGATGTGCCTGAGCAGGTAGCCAGCAAATATTTCAAACCGGATGGTGCGATGTTTCGCGTGGATGACCGTTTGAAACAGGCTGTGAAATTTCAAAAGCAAAATTTGCTGCTGGATTCGTTTGAAGACAACTATGACCTCATTATCTGTCGCAATGTTATGATTTATTTTACTGAAGAGGCCAAGCATAAGCTGTACCAGAAGTTTGCAGCCAGTCTTCGTCCCGGCGGTGTACTGTTTGTGGGCAGTACAGAGCAAATTTTTTCTCCCAACCAATATGGTCTGGAATCGACGGAAACCTTTTTTTATCGTAAAAAAGCATAG